Proteins encoded by one window of Anaeromyxobacter diazotrophicus:
- a CDS encoding extracellular solute-binding protein: MSRLRPTFLLLALALGPALGCRSRGREVVVYLSIDQVFTEPILRDFERQEGVKVRAVFDTEETKSTGVLNRIVAEAGSPQADVFWSGDPVRPLLLAKRGLVRPYASPSAAGVPPAFKAADGSWTGGAARARLLLVNRDRVKPDARPRSVRDLADPRWKGQTALANPLFGTTTMHVAALADVWGDEALKAFLGQLRANGCRIASSNGEVKRLVASGEVAFGLADTDDAAEALREGAPVDVVYPDQDGMGTLLMPTAVAMLAGPHPEPARRLVDFLLSTAAEQKLVDLAAHLPLRAGVSPAPGGRRAEDVRAMRVDYARLADTMERLQPWLREWAGL; this comes from the coding sequence ATGAGCCGACTGCGGCCGACCTTCCTCCTCCTCGCCCTCGCCCTCGGCCCCGCCCTGGGCTGCCGGAGCCGCGGGCGCGAGGTGGTCGTCTACCTCTCCATCGACCAGGTCTTCACCGAGCCCATCCTGCGCGACTTCGAGCGGCAGGAGGGGGTGAAGGTCCGCGCGGTCTTCGACACCGAGGAGACGAAGAGCACGGGCGTGCTCAACCGGATCGTCGCCGAGGCCGGGAGCCCGCAGGCCGACGTGTTCTGGTCGGGCGATCCCGTCCGCCCGCTCCTGCTCGCGAAGCGCGGCCTCGTGCGCCCGTACGCGTCCCCGAGCGCGGCCGGCGTCCCGCCCGCGTTCAAGGCCGCCGACGGCAGCTGGACGGGTGGCGCGGCGCGGGCGCGCCTGCTGCTCGTGAACCGGGACCGCGTGAAGCCGGACGCGCGGCCGCGCTCGGTGCGCGATCTCGCCGACCCGAGGTGGAAGGGCCAGACCGCGCTCGCCAACCCGCTCTTCGGCACGACCACCATGCACGTGGCCGCGCTGGCGGACGTCTGGGGCGACGAGGCGCTGAAGGCCTTCCTCGGCCAGCTCCGGGCGAACGGCTGCCGGATCGCGAGCTCGAACGGCGAGGTGAAGCGGCTCGTCGCCTCGGGCGAGGTGGCCTTCGGGCTGGCCGACACGGACGACGCCGCGGAGGCGCTCCGCGAGGGCGCGCCCGTCGACGTCGTCTACCCCGACCAGGACGGGATGGGCACGCTGCTGATGCCGACGGCGGTGGCGATGCTCGCGGGACCGCACCCCGAGCCGGCGCGGCGCCTCGTCGACTTCCTCCTGTCCACGGCGGCCGAGCAGAAGCTGGTCGACCTCGCCGCGCACCTCCCGCTCCGCGCGGGCGTGTCGCCGGCGCCCGGCGGCCGGCGGGCGGAGGACGTCCGGGCGATGCGGGTCGACTACGCCCGCCTCGCCGACACGATGGAGCGGCTCCAGCCATGGCTCCGCGAATGGGCTGGGCTCTAG
- a CDS encoding CBS domain-containing protein, giving the protein MLVKDVMSRRPEIVAPGETVAAAARKMRAAGVGVLPVCEGDRLVGMLTDRDIVVRAVAAGEDPRSLRVSAAMTPQVVSCSEGEDLEAAAALMDEHAVRRMAVLGAGGALVGVLSVDDLATFSRALAGEVIEHSRDPGRPLERGGYPWWEEEEVR; this is encoded by the coding sequence ATGCTGGTCAAGGACGTGATGAGCCGCCGCCCGGAGATCGTCGCTCCCGGGGAGACCGTGGCTGCGGCGGCGCGGAAGATGCGCGCCGCCGGGGTGGGGGTGCTCCCGGTGTGCGAAGGCGACCGGCTGGTCGGGATGCTCACGGACCGGGACATCGTCGTGCGCGCCGTCGCCGCCGGGGAGGACCCGCGCTCGCTTCGGGTCAGCGCGGCGATGACGCCGCAGGTGGTGTCGTGCTCCGAGGGCGAGGATCTCGAGGCCGCGGCGGCGCTCATGGACGAGCACGCGGTGCGCCGGATGGCGGTGCTCGGCGCCGGGGGTGCCCTGGTGGGCGTGCTGAGCGTGGACGATCTGGCGACCTTCAGCCGCGCGCTCGCGGGCGAGGTGATCGAGCACAGCCGCGACCCGGGCCGCCCGCTGGAGCGGGGCGGCTATCCGTGGTGGGAGGAGGAGGAAGTGCGCTGA
- a CDS encoding ABC transporter ATP-binding protein, with protein sequence MSAALQLDRVTALRGGQEVLAEVSLRVAPGETLPVLGSSGSGKTTLLRVVAGLLAPARGAVRIGDALASEAGRLVLAPEERGLAMVFQDLALWPHLTVHGNLSFGLEGRKVARAEREERVAAILSRVGLAGKARRHPGELSGGERQRVAIARALVLAPRAVLLDEPLSNLDVGLKQELLALFRELLHERGATALYVTHDPREAQALGPRTAVLDRGRIVHLGPLEALRARPDLPFARSVLQALGP encoded by the coding sequence GTGAGCGCCGCGCTCCAGCTCGACCGCGTCACCGCGCTCCGCGGCGGCCAGGAGGTGCTCGCCGAGGTCTCGCTGCGGGTCGCGCCCGGCGAGACGCTCCCGGTGCTGGGGAGCTCGGGGTCGGGCAAGACGACGCTCCTCCGCGTCGTCGCCGGGCTCCTCGCGCCGGCGCGCGGCGCCGTGCGCATCGGGGACGCGCTCGCCTCCGAGGCCGGCCGGCTCGTCCTCGCCCCCGAGGAGCGGGGGCTCGCGATGGTGTTCCAGGACCTCGCGCTCTGGCCCCACCTCACCGTCCACGGGAACCTGAGCTTCGGCCTGGAGGGGAGGAAGGTCGCGCGCGCGGAGCGGGAGGAGCGCGTGGCCGCCATCCTCTCCCGTGTCGGCCTGGCCGGGAAGGCGCGCCGCCACCCGGGGGAGCTCTCGGGCGGCGAGCGGCAGCGCGTGGCCATCGCCCGGGCGCTGGTCCTCGCACCGCGCGCCGTGCTCCTCGACGAGCCGCTCTCGAACCTCGACGTCGGCCTGAAGCAGGAGCTGCTCGCGCTCTTCCGCGAGCTCCTCCACGAGCGGGGCGCGACGGCGCTCTACGTGACGCACGATCCCCGCGAGGCGCAGGCGCTCGGCCCGCGCACCGCCGTCCTCGACCGTGGCCGGATCGTCCACCTCGGGCCGCTCGAGGCGCTGCGCGCCCGGCCCGACCTCCCCTTCGCGCGGAGCGTCCTCCAGGCCCTCGGGCCCTGA
- a CDS encoding response regulator transcription factor: MTSAEPERFRVLYVEDDERLASMTTRYLEAHGHQVTWVGDGRQGLAEAVKGQHDVVVLDVMLPRLSGIEVCRELRARCGVPIIMLTALGEEADKVLGLESGADDYLAKPFSSRELLARLKALVRRGRGAVGPPRDTLRVGDLEVSPRSFTARRAGRPLRLTTAEFVLLRVLAERAGQVLTREQLLDLTKGSADEVFDRSVDAHISRLRHKLDPRRAEPSSVLAIDEAEEDLAGSSRSWSASEGRPPAGERAGQEGGGQTRCRGPSPL, encoded by the coding sequence ATGACCAGCGCCGAGCCCGAGCGGTTCCGCGTCCTCTACGTCGAGGACGACGAGCGGCTCGCCTCGATGACCACCCGTTACCTGGAGGCGCACGGGCACCAGGTCACCTGGGTGGGAGACGGGCGGCAGGGCCTGGCCGAAGCGGTGAAGGGCCAGCACGACGTGGTCGTGCTCGACGTCATGCTGCCGCGGCTGTCCGGGATCGAGGTCTGCCGCGAGCTGCGGGCCCGCTGCGGCGTCCCCATCATCATGCTCACGGCGCTGGGCGAGGAGGCGGACAAGGTGCTCGGCCTGGAGAGCGGCGCCGACGACTACCTCGCGAAGCCGTTCTCCTCGCGCGAGCTGCTGGCGCGCCTCAAGGCGCTGGTGCGGCGCGGGCGGGGCGCGGTCGGCCCGCCGCGCGACACCTTGCGGGTCGGCGACCTCGAGGTGTCGCCGCGCAGCTTCACCGCGCGCCGCGCCGGCCGGCCGCTGCGGCTCACCACCGCCGAGTTCGTGCTGCTGCGCGTGCTGGCGGAGCGCGCGGGCCAGGTCCTCACCCGCGAGCAGCTGCTCGACCTGACGAAGGGGAGCGCCGACGAGGTCTTCGACCGCTCCGTGGACGCGCACATCTCGCGCCTGCGGCACAAGCTAGACCCTCGTCGAGCGGAGCCGTCCTCGGTGCTCGCCATCGACGAAGCGGAGGAGGATCTGGCCGGGTCCTCTCGGAGCTGGAGCGCAAGTGAGGGTAGGCCCCCCGCCGGGGAGCGCGCCGGGCAAGAGGGAGGGGGGCAGACACGGTGTCGCGGTCCGTCTCCCCTGTGA
- a CDS encoding AAA family ATPase, translating to MRPLSLELQAFGPYARRQSVDFTALGPSELFLIHGPTGAGKTTLFDAMTFALYGVVPGTRPESRLRADRAAEGAAPRVTFRFSLGDAVYRVERTAAWNRPKKRGDGTTAEPGSAALFREGEPAPLATRTTAVSEKVEALLGMGPEQFQRVVLLPQGDFKKLLVADAREREALLQRLFGTERYADVERLLAERKNDLLRRAKELRQRQDEVLGGESAAALAERRAAVEARLAAARAEAGALDGARAEAEAGLAAAAALAGRFDELARAHLAVERAAGAAAELAADRERLARAERAERVRERLAAAAQAEAARAERAAGEEEAVRAEALAAADAAQAQEALDRAQAGAARLPELAGRAQALARALPELERLDRAEEDLRALASESTRAAAALATAREAHEAAAREAEALGARAAALRPAAQDEGRRAEAAAALEAAARAAQERDGLEADARRLEQELAGLERQAAHAAEAAARARAEADGLNAAREAGLAAWLAANKLQPAQPCPVCGSVEHPAPARAAAKVPDKKEVDAARAGAEKLAEGASARERQRSSAAALLEEARSRAARAREAEPRPLAQLQAEAAAAGQALAAARAASKELARAERALDEARAREAEALSASRAAGESAAAAAQRSGAAAAARDELRRQLAATGAGPDARERLARVQAELRALEQALASAAAAHAGAGAARAAAAARRAACRDERERAAERAGAAQAEAAAACQAAEFASTAGCEAALLPEERRRELARAIEDRTVSARTAAERAAALGEELAASSPPDLAAARAARDAAATTAAAARDAAVTLDGELQAIGKQERRLGDLGTQLAALEREAEVLGRVAEVANGKNGLNMSLQRFVLAARLEEVAEAASRRLLAMSRGRFRLRHDAAVGHKGQASGLGLVVEDAWTGVTDRPVGALSGGESFLASLALALGLSDVVLRRSGGLRLDALFVDEGFGSLDEETLDHAVRALEDLREHGRLVGVISHVPELRRRIPARIEVRRGEEGSTAVVHAA from the coding sequence GTGAGGCCGCTGTCGCTGGAGCTGCAGGCGTTCGGGCCGTACGCGCGCCGGCAGTCGGTCGACTTCACCGCGCTCGGCCCGAGCGAGCTCTTCCTCATCCACGGCCCGACCGGAGCCGGCAAGACGACCCTGTTCGACGCGATGACCTTCGCGCTGTACGGCGTCGTGCCCGGCACGCGACCCGAGAGCCGCCTCCGCGCCGACCGCGCCGCCGAGGGCGCCGCGCCCCGGGTCACCTTCCGGTTCTCGCTGGGCGACGCCGTCTACCGGGTCGAGCGCACCGCCGCCTGGAACCGCCCCAAGAAGCGCGGCGATGGCACCACCGCCGAGCCGGGGTCGGCCGCGCTCTTTCGCGAGGGCGAGCCGGCGCCGCTCGCCACCCGGACCACCGCCGTCTCCGAGAAGGTCGAGGCGCTGCTCGGGATGGGGCCCGAGCAGTTCCAGCGGGTGGTGCTCCTGCCGCAGGGCGACTTCAAGAAGCTCCTCGTCGCCGACGCCCGCGAGCGCGAAGCGCTCTTGCAACGGCTCTTCGGGACCGAGCGGTACGCCGACGTCGAGCGGCTCCTCGCCGAGCGCAAGAACGACCTCCTCCGGCGCGCGAAGGAGCTGCGCCAGCGCCAGGACGAGGTGCTCGGAGGCGAGAGCGCCGCGGCCCTGGCGGAGCGGCGGGCCGCCGTCGAGGCTCGCCTCGCGGCCGCGCGCGCCGAGGCGGGGGCGCTCGACGGCGCGCGGGCCGAGGCCGAGGCGGGGCTCGCCGCGGCGGCCGCCCTGGCCGGCCGCTTCGACGAGCTCGCGCGGGCGCACCTCGCCGTCGAGCGCGCGGCCGGCGCGGCGGCGGAGCTCGCCGCCGACCGCGAGCGGCTCGCGCGCGCCGAGCGCGCCGAGCGCGTGCGCGAGAGGCTCGCCGCCGCCGCGCAGGCCGAGGCAGCCCGGGCCGAGCGCGCGGCCGGCGAGGAGGAGGCCGTCCGCGCCGAGGCGCTGGCCGCGGCGGACGCCGCCCAGGCGCAGGAGGCGCTCGACCGCGCCCAGGCCGGGGCGGCGCGGCTCCCCGAGCTGGCGGGGCGCGCCCAGGCGCTCGCGCGCGCCCTCCCGGAGCTGGAGCGCCTCGACCGCGCGGAGGAGGACCTCCGGGCGCTGGCCTCCGAGTCCACGCGCGCGGCCGCGGCCCTGGCCACCGCCCGCGAGGCGCACGAGGCGGCCGCGCGGGAGGCCGAGGCGCTCGGCGCGCGCGCCGCGGCGCTCCGCCCCGCGGCGCAGGACGAGGGCCGACGCGCCGAGGCGGCGGCCGCGCTCGAGGCGGCGGCCCGAGCCGCCCAGGAGCGCGACGGGCTCGAGGCCGACGCGCGGAGGCTGGAGCAGGAGCTCGCCGGGCTGGAGCGGCAGGCGGCCCACGCCGCCGAGGCCGCGGCCCGGGCCCGGGCCGAGGCGGACGGGCTCAACGCCGCACGGGAGGCCGGGCTCGCGGCGTGGCTCGCGGCCAACAAGCTGCAACCCGCTCAGCCCTGCCCGGTCTGCGGCTCGGTCGAGCACCCCGCCCCGGCGCGCGCCGCGGCGAAGGTGCCGGACAAGAAGGAGGTGGACGCCGCCCGCGCCGGCGCCGAGAAGCTGGCCGAGGGCGCCTCCGCCCGGGAGCGGCAGCGGTCGAGCGCGGCGGCGTTGCTGGAGGAGGCGCGGTCCCGCGCCGCCCGGGCGCGCGAGGCCGAGCCGCGCCCGCTCGCGCAGCTCCAGGCCGAGGCCGCGGCGGCGGGCCAGGCCCTCGCGGCCGCGCGCGCCGCCTCGAAGGAGCTCGCCCGGGCCGAGCGCGCGCTCGACGAGGCGCGCGCCCGGGAGGCGGAGGCCCTCTCCGCGAGCCGCGCCGCCGGTGAGTCCGCGGCGGCCGCGGCCCAGCGCTCCGGCGCGGCCGCCGCCGCCCGCGACGAGCTGCGCCGCCAGCTCGCGGCCACCGGGGCCGGCCCCGACGCGCGCGAGCGGCTGGCGCGGGTCCAGGCCGAGCTGCGCGCCTTGGAGCAGGCGCTCGCCTCCGCCGCCGCGGCGCACGCCGGCGCTGGGGCGGCCCGCGCCGCCGCGGCCGCGCGGCGGGCGGCCTGCCGCGACGAGCGCGAGCGCGCCGCGGAGCGCGCGGGCGCCGCCCAGGCCGAGGCCGCGGCGGCGTGCCAGGCGGCGGAGTTCGCGAGCACCGCCGGCTGCGAGGCCGCCCTCCTGCCCGAGGAGCGCCGGCGCGAGCTGGCGCGGGCCATCGAGGACCGCACGGTCTCGGCGCGCACGGCCGCCGAGCGAGCCGCGGCCCTCGGCGAGGAGCTCGCCGCGAGCTCGCCCCCCGACCTCGCGGCCGCGCGCGCGGCGCGGGACGCCGCCGCGACCACCGCCGCCGCCGCGCGCGACGCCGCCGTCACCCTCGACGGCGAGCTCCAGGCCATCGGCAAGCAGGAGCGGCGGCTCGGCGACCTGGGGACCCAGCTCGCCGCCCTGGAGCGGGAGGCGGAGGTCCTGGGCCGCGTGGCGGAGGTCGCGAACGGCAAGAACGGCCTCAACATGAGCCTGCAGCGCTTCGTGCTGGCCGCGCGCCTGGAGGAGGTGGCGGAGGCCGCCAGCCGCCGGCTCCTGGCCATGTCGCGCGGGCGCTTCCGCCTGCGCCACGACGCCGCGGTCGGCCACAAGGGGCAGGCCTCGGGGCTCGGGCTGGTGGTCGAGGACGCCTGGACGGGGGTCACCGATCGGCCGGTCGGCGCGCTCTCCGGCGGCGAGAGCTTCCTCGCCAGCCTGGCGCTCGCGCTCGGCCTCTCCGACGTGGTCCTGCGCCGCTCGGGCGGCCTGCGCCTGGACGCGCTGTTCGTGGACGAGGGGTTCGGCTCGCTCGACGAGGAGACGCTCGATCACGCCGTCCGCGCGCTCGAGGACCTGCGGGAGCACGGCCGGCTCGTCGGCGTCATCTCGCACGTCCCGGAGCTGCGGCGCCGGATCCCGGCCCGGATCGAGGTGAGGCGGGGCGAGGAAGGCTCGACCGCCGTGGTCCACGCGGCCTAG
- a CDS encoding exonuclease SbcCD subunit D codes for MALRLLHTSDWHLGRALHEESLLEDQAFALDQLVALARDERPDALVVAGDVYDRAVPPPEAVALLDDVLTRLADLAIPVVAIAGNHDSAERLSFGARLLAARGVHLRGQLQRAAEPIELPGRGLVYALPFVDPDVVRGLEGDEAIRGHAAATARAVAGARADAARRGLPAVLVAHAFVQGAQQTPDSERPVVVGTAGSVPAETLAGFDYVALGHLHAPQEIAPGLRYAGSLLRYSFSEADQDKSVALVEVERGRATARTVALGAKRQVVRLRGKLADLLRRPELARHERDLVEVTLEDEGYVLDAKRKLQARFAHVLNVVRLELAAAPGQGAFGQQVAGAGRDELKLFESFFSTVTGALPGPEHRQVFTAALAEIDRQERAA; via the coding sequence GTGGCCCTCCGCCTCCTCCACACCTCCGACTGGCACCTCGGGCGCGCCCTCCACGAGGAGTCGCTGCTCGAGGACCAGGCGTTCGCGCTCGACCAGCTCGTGGCGCTGGCTCGCGACGAGCGCCCGGACGCGCTGGTGGTGGCGGGCGACGTCTACGACCGCGCCGTCCCGCCGCCGGAGGCGGTCGCGCTGCTCGACGACGTGCTGACCCGCCTGGCGGACCTCGCCATCCCCGTCGTCGCCATCGCCGGGAACCACGACTCGGCGGAGCGGCTCTCCTTCGGCGCCCGGTTGCTCGCCGCCCGCGGCGTCCACCTGCGCGGCCAGCTCCAGCGCGCCGCCGAGCCGATCGAGCTCCCGGGCCGGGGGCTCGTCTACGCCCTCCCCTTCGTCGATCCGGACGTCGTGCGCGGGCTCGAGGGCGACGAGGCGATCCGCGGGCACGCCGCCGCCACCGCGCGCGCCGTGGCGGGGGCGCGCGCGGACGCCGCGCGCCGCGGGCTGCCCGCCGTCCTGGTGGCCCACGCCTTCGTCCAGGGCGCCCAGCAGACGCCCGACAGCGAGCGGCCGGTGGTCGTGGGCACGGCGGGCTCCGTCCCGGCGGAGACCCTGGCCGGCTTCGACTACGTCGCGCTCGGGCACCTGCACGCGCCGCAGGAGATCGCGCCCGGCCTCCGGTATGCCGGCTCCCTCCTCAGGTACTCCTTCAGCGAGGCGGACCAGGACAAGAGCGTAGCCCTGGTGGAGGTCGAGCGCGGGCGCGCCACGGCGCGCACGGTCGCCCTGGGGGCGAAGCGCCAGGTGGTCCGGTTGCGCGGGAAGCTGGCGGACCTCCTGCGCCGCCCCGAGCTCGCGCGGCACGAGCGCGATCTGGTGGAGGTGACGCTCGAGGACGAGGGGTACGTGCTCGACGCGAAGCGCAAGCTCCAGGCGCGCTTCGCCCACGTGCTCAACGTGGTGCGCCTGGAGCTGGCCGCGGCACCGGGCCAGGGCGCGTTCGGGCAGCAGGTGGCGGGCGCGGGCCGCGACGAGCTGAAGCTCTTCGAGAGCTTCTTCTCCACCGTCACGGGCGCCCTGCCCGGCCCCGAGCACCGCCAGGTGTTCACGGCCGCGCTGGCCGAGATCGACCGCCAGGAGCGCGCGGCGTGA
- a CDS encoding RIO1 family regulatory kinase/ATPase domain-containing protein — MHDPLAPLLADGIIDEVVARLKSGKEADLWLVRHGGEIVAAKIYKERQARSFRNNAAYREGRQVRDTRMQRAMDRGSRFGQAAAEEAWKAKEADALYALHAAGVRVPKPVLFYQGVLLMEVVVDAEGRPAPRLVDAQIARADAAALYADLRSQAVRMLAADLIHGDLSPYNVLAGWNGPVVIDFPQVIGAAHNSQAQRFFQRDVENVRRFFAALDPALHAAAGDAAEIWRAYERRELRPDFVPSGRAPEAPRREAPRPHAASHGAPPRAQAGGPQRRQEGRPQEPRRHDQRRQEGRRQEPRAQEPRRPSGAPPRGGPGPEVIRVSRPAQHTHPESQPQHPHPQQQPLRSQPQHPRAQPQHAQHPHPRPPPGAHAAPPAAAPGSGHRRRRRRGPR, encoded by the coding sequence ATGCACGACCCGCTCGCCCCGCTCCTCGCCGACGGCATCATCGACGAGGTGGTCGCCCGCCTGAAGAGCGGCAAGGAGGCCGACCTGTGGCTGGTGCGCCACGGCGGCGAGATCGTCGCGGCGAAGATCTACAAGGAGCGCCAGGCGCGCAGCTTCCGCAACAACGCCGCCTACCGGGAAGGGCGGCAGGTCCGCGACACGCGCATGCAGCGCGCCATGGACCGGGGCTCGCGGTTCGGCCAGGCCGCCGCCGAGGAGGCGTGGAAGGCCAAGGAGGCGGACGCGCTGTACGCGCTGCACGCGGCCGGCGTGCGCGTCCCGAAGCCCGTCCTCTTCTACCAGGGCGTGCTGCTCATGGAGGTGGTGGTCGACGCCGAGGGCCGCCCCGCGCCGCGCCTCGTCGACGCGCAGATCGCGCGCGCGGACGCGGCCGCCCTGTACGCGGACCTGCGCAGCCAGGCGGTGCGGATGCTGGCGGCCGACCTCATCCACGGGGACCTCTCGCCCTACAACGTGCTCGCCGGCTGGAACGGGCCGGTGGTCATCGACTTCCCGCAGGTGATCGGGGCCGCGCACAACAGCCAGGCGCAGCGGTTCTTCCAGCGCGACGTCGAGAACGTGCGCCGGTTCTTCGCCGCCCTGGACCCGGCGCTGCACGCCGCGGCCGGCGACGCCGCCGAGATCTGGCGTGCCTACGAGCGGCGCGAGCTGAGGCCCGACTTCGTCCCGAGCGGGCGCGCCCCCGAGGCGCCGCGCCGCGAGGCCCCGCGGCCGCACGCCGCCTCGCACGGCGCGCCTCCGCGCGCGCAGGCGGGCGGCCCGCAGCGCCGGCAGGAGGGGCGCCCGCAGGAGCCGCGCCGTCACGACCAGCGGCGCCAGGAAGGGCGGCGCCAGGAGCCGCGCGCGCAGGAGCCGCGGCGCCCGTCCGGCGCGCCGCCCCGCGGCGGCCCCGGGCCCGAGGTGATCAGGGTGAGCCGCCCGGCGCAGCACACGCACCCAGAGTCTCAGCCGCAGCACCCACATCCGCAGCAGCAGCCGCTGCGCTCCCAGCCGCAGCACCCGCGCGCGCAGCCTCAGCACGCGCAGCACCCGCATCCCCGGCCGCCGCCGGGCGCGCACGCCGCGCCGCCGGCCGCCGCGCCGGGCAGCGGCCACCGCCGGCGGCGCCGCCGCGGTCCGCGCTGA
- a CDS encoding ABC transporter permease — MAPRMGWALALRRREEPLLLAAAGLALAALALSPLVALSGQLASAEALRHAARALSAPRTWLLLLSSLGLASAVTLLALGIGLPLGVLLGRADLPLRRLALGLHAFPLFLPPFLLALGWFHLLGRGGIAASGPGGRLLFSAPGAVLVLALALTPVVTSLVAVALRAVDPSLEEAALLVAGPGRAAARILLPLIRPAIALAALIVFSLAFSELGVPMFLRVAVYPALVFSRLGGVDFAPGEAFALAAPLFAVAAGLLAFERRAAGRRSFAVLGLRSREVPDLRLGRWRLPAALFAAGASLLPLLPLAALALRAARGGGFAELPRWIGASAWYSLLDALGAGTVVLALAIVIGHAAARRRRGGAALDALAVLAFVTPAAVLGVGLVAAWNRPSLQPVYGSSAMVGLALAARHAAVALRTAAVSFAQGSAHHEEAAAIAGARFLRRLGRILVPLHARGLAAAWLLAVVFCLRDLETAVLLYPAGQEPLTVRIFTLEANGPGAVVAALSCAQVAMTAAVLALGAALLLRRGR; from the coding sequence ATGGCTCCGCGAATGGGCTGGGCTCTAGCGCTGCGGCGGCGCGAGGAGCCCCTGCTCCTGGCCGCGGCGGGCCTCGCGCTCGCCGCGCTCGCGCTCTCGCCCCTCGTGGCCCTCTCCGGCCAGCTCGCGAGCGCCGAGGCGCTCCGGCACGCCGCGCGGGCGCTCTCGGCGCCCCGGACGTGGCTCCTCCTCCTGTCGTCCCTCGGCCTCGCGTCCGCCGTCACGCTCCTCGCCCTCGGGATCGGGCTCCCGCTGGGCGTCCTGCTCGGCCGCGCAGACCTCCCGCTCCGGCGGCTGGCGCTCGGGCTGCACGCGTTCCCGCTGTTCCTCCCGCCGTTCCTGCTCGCCCTCGGCTGGTTCCACCTGCTCGGCCGCGGCGGGATCGCCGCCAGCGGGCCCGGCGGGCGGCTCCTCTTCTCCGCGCCGGGCGCGGTCCTCGTCCTCGCGCTCGCGCTCACGCCCGTCGTCACCTCCCTCGTCGCGGTCGCCTTGCGCGCCGTCGATCCCTCGCTGGAGGAGGCGGCGCTCCTGGTCGCGGGGCCGGGGCGCGCCGCGGCGCGGATCCTCCTCCCCCTCATCCGCCCGGCCATCGCGCTCGCGGCGCTGATCGTGTTCTCGCTCGCCTTCTCCGAGCTGGGCGTCCCGATGTTCCTCCGCGTGGCCGTGTACCCGGCGCTCGTGTTCTCCCGGCTCGGCGGCGTCGACTTCGCGCCGGGCGAGGCCTTCGCCCTGGCGGCGCCGCTCTTCGCGGTCGCGGCCGGGCTGCTCGCCTTCGAGCGCCGCGCCGCCGGCCGCCGCTCCTTCGCGGTGCTCGGGCTCCGCAGCCGGGAGGTGCCCGACCTGCGCCTCGGCCGCTGGCGCCTCCCCGCGGCGCTCTTCGCCGCGGGGGCCTCGCTCCTGCCGCTCCTCCCGCTGGCGGCGCTCGCGCTCCGCGCCGCCCGCGGCGGCGGCTTCGCGGAGCTGCCGCGGTGGATCGGCGCGAGCGCCTGGTACAGCCTCCTCGACGCGCTCGGCGCCGGCACCGTCGTCCTCGCCCTCGCGATCGTGATCGGCCACGCCGCCGCACGCCGCCGGCGAGGGGGCGCCGCGCTCGACGCCCTCGCCGTCCTCGCCTTCGTGACCCCGGCCGCGGTGCTCGGCGTGGGCCTCGTCGCCGCCTGGAACCGGCCGTCGCTCCAGCCCGTCTACGGGTCGAGCGCGATGGTCGGCCTGGCGCTCGCCGCGCGCCACGCGGCGGTGGCGCTCCGGACCGCGGCGGTGTCGTTCGCGCAGGGTTCGGCGCACCACGAGGAGGCGGCCGCGATCGCGGGCGCGCGGTTCCTGCGCCGCCTCGGCCGCATCCTCGTGCCGCTCCACGCGCGCGGGCTCGCGGCGGCCTGGCTCCTCGCGGTCGTCTTCTGCCTGCGGGACCTCGAGACGGCGGTCCTCCTCTACCCGGCGGGCCAGGAGCCGCTCACGGTCCGGATCTTCACGCTCGAGGCCAACGGGCCGGGGGCGGTCGTCGCGGCGCTCAGCTGCGCCCAGGTGGCGATGACCGCGGCCGTGCTCGCGCTCGGCGCCGCGCTGCTCCTCCGGAGGGGGCGGTGA